A DNA window from Coffea arabica cultivar ET-39 chromosome 6c, Coffea Arabica ET-39 HiFi, whole genome shotgun sequence contains the following coding sequences:
- the LOC113694127 gene encoding glucan endo-1,3-beta-glucosidase 8, which translates to MSRIKLLFSLLVLVFVGISNDVVGVEGLGVNWGTQATHKLPPKVVVQMLKDNGITKVKLFDADASTMSALAGSNIEVMVAIPNDQLLVMNDYDRAKNWVKRNVTVYLFNGGVNIKYVAVGNEPFLASYNNSFVNTTFPALQNIQNALNDAGHGDTIKATVPLNADVYFSPEGNPVPSAGRFRADISSQMTQIVQFLNQNNAPFTVNIYPFLSLYLNSHFPVDYAFFDGAANPIVDDGVQYTNVFDANFDTLVSALKGLGYGSMNILVGEVGWPTDGDRNANVNYAIRFYRGLLPRLAANKGTPLRPGYIEVYLFGLLDEDLKSVAPGNFERHWGIFRYDGQPKFPMDLSGQLQDKYLVGAQNVQYLPAKWCQFNPNAKDLSKLAENINYACTFADCTALGYGSSCNGLDSNGNASYAFNMYFQVQNQGDLSCNFQGLAMVTEQNISQANCNFTIQIATSSSMKLLPVAGLYLAAFTFLLL; encoded by the exons ATGTCAAGAATAAAGCTTTTATTTAGCTTGTTGGTATTGGTATTTGTTGGGATTAGTAATGATGTGGTGGGTGTTGAAGGGCTTGGTGTGAACTGGGGTACACAGGCAACGCACAAGTTGCCTCCTAAGGTGGTAGTGCAAATGCTGAAAGACAATGGAATAACAAAAGTGAAACTGTTTGATGCAGACGCATCAACTATGAGTGCTCTGGCTGGCTCTAATATTGAAGTAATGGTTGCTATTCCTAATGACCAGCTTCTTGTTATGAATGACTACGATAGAGCTAAGAACTGGGTTAAGCGCAATGTCACTGTCTACCTTTTCAATGGAGGTGTTAACATAAA GTATGTAGCAGTTGGTAATGAGCCATTTCTTGCATCTTACAATAACTCATTCGTGAACACCACATTCCCAGCCCTTCAGAACATACAAAACGCCCTAAATGATGCTGGGCATGGTGACACCATAAAGGCAACTGTGCCGTTAAATGCTGATGTCTATTTTTCACCAGAAGGCAATCCTGTTCCCTCTGCTGGAAGATTTCGGGCAGATATCAGTTCCCAAATGACCCAGATTGTTCAGTTCTTGAACCAAAATAATGCACCTTTTACTGTAAATATTTACCCTTTCTTGAGTCTTTACTTAAACTCACACTTCCCAGTTGACTATGCCTTCTTTGATGGGGCTGCTAACCCCATAGTTGATGATGGAGTTCAGTACACAAATGTCTTCGATGCCAACTTTGATACCTTGGTTTCAGCACTAAAGGGATTGGGGTATGGAAGCATGAATATTTTGGTTGGAGAGGTTGGATGGCCCACTGATGGGGACAGGAATGCCAATGTAAATTATGCTATTAGGTTTTACAGGGGTCTTCTCCCAAGACTTGCCGCAAATAAAGGAACCCCACTTCGGCCTGGTTATATAGAGGTTTACTTGTTTGGACTTCTAGATGAAGATTTGAAGAGTGTAGCTCCTGGTAATTTTGAGCGCCATTGGGGGATTTTCAGGTACGATGGACAGCCAAAGTTTCCTATGGATCTTTCAGGTCAGTTGCAAGACAAATATCTTGTGGGGGCGCAGAATGTGCAGTATCTTCCTGCTAAATGGTGCCAGTTCAATCCTAATGCAAAAGACTTGAGCAAACTCGCGGAGAATATCAATTATGCTTGCACATTTGCAGATTGCACAGCTCTTGGGTATGGTTCGTCTTGTAATGGTTTGGATAGCAATGGGAATGCATCATATGCATTTAATATGTACTTCCAGGTCCAGAACCAAGGAGATTTGAGCTGCAATTTTCAAGGTTTAGCTATGGTGACTGAGCAGAACATATCTCAAGCAAATTGCAACTTCACCATTCAAATTGCGACCTCTTCTTCCATGAAGTTGTTGCCGGTAGCTGGATTATATTTAGCAGCATTCACATTTCTATTGCTATAG